Part of the Lentimicrobium sp. L6 genome is shown below.
TCTCAGAAAAAAAAATGTTAGCTGAAGTAGAAAAAACGAATAAACTTATTGAGCAAATTGCTGGTGAGAAGACCCAGTTTTTTCGTCCACCTTTTGGGATAACAAATCCTAGAATAGCAAATTTGATTAAAAAATCTGGCATGAAATCTGTAGCATGGAGCTTTAGAAGTTTTGATGGGAGTAGGCGCACCAACGAAGTGATATTAAAATCCATAAAGAATAAGATTAAAGGTGGTGAAATCCTTCTTTTTCATGATAATAGATTACGTACCATAGCATTACTTCAGCAAGCCTTACCTTGGTTGAGTGAGCACTTTGATTTAAATCCAAATAAGCTGTAATGGCCTGATATGATGAGAAATATAATATGTATCCTAAGTTTTGCTTTAATCTTATTTCAAGGATTGCTTCAAGCACAAAATGAGAATACCCTCCAGGTTCAAATTAAGAATATCGAACTTTTGGAAGGTAAGCTATACCTGTCTTTAACCAGTGATTCTGCCAAGTTTCCTGGTGGTGAAGTAGAAGAGAAATATAGGAAGATTGTGGAAGTAAAAGCCCATGAGCTGAGGGTCAGTTTCAATAATCTTCCCGATGGTGAATACGCTATGTCCATCATTCAAGATTTAAATAATAACCAAGAATTGGATACCAAGAAATTCGGAATCCCTGCCGAACCTTTTGCTTTTAGCAATGCTGCTTTAAGAAAGTTTGGACCTCCGTTTTTTGAACAGGCCAAGTTTTTAGTGGAAGGTGGAAAAGAGCATCATCAGCAATTAGTTTTAATTTATAGAAAACCCAAAAAGAAAGACTAAAAGTATTCCTTACTTTTGCAAACGATTTTTGGAGAATCTTAAATGGAAAACATGAAAAAACATTTACATATATCTTTACTATTTACTTTATTTATTCTGATGCCTTTTACCATGATGGCTCAATATAGAATATTAGAAGAGCCAGAAACCTGGTTGAAGAAAATCAATCAATACACCACCGAAATTCAAACTTTACATTCCAGTTTTAAGCAAGAGAAAGTTTTAAGCTTTTTGGAAACGCCTATTGTTTCTGAAGGTGAGTTTTGGTTTATGCAAAAAGAAAAAATCAGATGGGAATACCAAAAGCCATATGCTTATATCATGATCATGAACGATGGTTTATTAACCGTGAAAGATGATGGTGATGAATATTCTACCGACTTAAGTGCCAATAAGATGTTTGAGCAAATGAATGGCCTGATTGCAGGCAGTATTCAAGGAAAACTATTAGATGAAGAGGCTAATTATAAAAAAGAGTATTTTGAGGACGAAAACAATATCATTGTGAGGTTTATTCCTTTAGCTGATGATTTAAGTGCTTATCTACAGCATATAGAAATATTCTTTGATAAAGAAAAACTAGATGTTAATCAGTTGATTATGATGGAATCGGGAGGTGATTATACCAAAATTGCTTTTTTTAATAAACAATTAAACCAAGAAATTGTTGAGGATGTTTTCAAATAAAAGATTGATGCATATTGTATGGGCGCTAGGACTACTGCTATTGATTTCCTGTCAGCCTAGTGTGTTGAAAAAGCTAGACAAGCAAAGTGAGTCTACCAAATTGAAAATAGAGGGCTTAGCGAGTTTTCAGTCCAGTAATGAAATTCATTATAGAAGCAAAGTTGATGCTTTTGGTCAAAAGTTAAGTGGGCAACTGATTCTCAAAAATCAGGATACCAATTTTCGTGCAGTGATGATTACCGATTTTGGCTTAAAAGTGATGGATTTAACCATTAGCAAGAATGGCGATTATCAGATGAACCACATCATGAAACACATGGACTACAAGTTTGTGAAACACTCCATGGCACTCAATATACTCATGCTTCTTCCTCAAGATTTTAATATAGAAGTTCAGACTTATTCTTCAGATCAGGAATTATTAGTTTACGCTCCTCAGATACATTCTATATATTTTCTGGAGCAAGATGATTTAAAAAAAGTAGAACGCTTTAGAGGGAAAAATAAACTATGGGCTACGGCAGAAAAAGTAGGAGAGGATATGATTTCTATTATACAAAAGAATCCCGATATTGCCATCAGTTTAAAAAAAATTGAATAATGCTTAAAG
Proteins encoded:
- a CDS encoding DUF2141 domain-containing protein, which gives rise to MMRNIICILSFALILFQGLLQAQNENTLQVQIKNIELLEGKLYLSLTSDSAKFPGGEVEEKYRKIVEVKAHELRVSFNNLPDGEYAMSIIQDLNNNQELDTKKFGIPAEPFAFSNAALRKFGPPFFEQAKFLVEGGKEHHQQLVLIYRKPKKKD
- a CDS encoding outer membrane lipoprotein carrier protein LolA, with protein sequence MKKHLHISLLFTLFILMPFTMMAQYRILEEPETWLKKINQYTTEIQTLHSSFKQEKVLSFLETPIVSEGEFWFMQKEKIRWEYQKPYAYIMIMNDGLLTVKDDGDEYSTDLSANKMFEQMNGLIAGSIQGKLLDEEANYKKEYFEDENNIIVRFIPLADDLSAYLQHIEIFFDKEKLDVNQLIMMESGGDYTKIAFFNKQLNQEIVEDVFK